A genomic stretch from bacterium includes:
- a CDS encoding phaC PHA synthase: protein MKWFLVWVAIGLAAGASAETPFQFSAPGLRAPDDPHVNGVRFAVITAKNRSVRGIDLGLISSSKTGDLTGLRWVLGVGHLSGDLRGCAASVVNLHRGRDRGLNAAFFNRVHTMANGANVGVLNLVDDFSMVDVGGLNLSERSKVQIGVINMTTRIEGVQLGFLNFADNGFLPIFPFFNFPGR from the coding sequence GTGAAGTGGTTCCTGGTGTGGGTCGCGATTGGCCTCGCCGCGGGCGCGTCCGCCGAGACGCCCTTCCAATTCTCGGCGCCGGGCCTCCGGGCACCAGACGATCCCCACGTCAACGGGGTCCGCTTTGCGGTGATCACCGCAAAGAACCGGAGCGTTCGCGGCATCGACTTGGGGCTGATCTCCTCGAGCAAGACCGGCGATCTCACGGGCTTGCGATGGGTACTTGGCGTGGGCCACCTCTCGGGCGATCTGCGGGGCTGCGCCGCGAGTGTGGTCAACCTGCACCGTGGCCGCGACCGGGGGCTCAACGCGGCCTTCTTCAACCGGGTCCACACCATGGCCAACGGCGCCAACGTCGGCGTCCTGAACCTTGTGGACGACTTCTCGATGGTCGACGTGGGCGGGCTCAACCTTTCCGAGCGCTCGAAGGTCCAGATCGGCGTCATCAACATGACCACGAGAATCGAGGGCGTTCAGCTCGGCTTCCTCAACTTCGCCGATAACGGGTTCCTGCCGATCTTCCCGTTCTTCAACTTCCCGGGGAGGTGA
- a CDS encoding PEP-CTERM sorting domain-containing protein (PEP-CTERM proteins occur, often in large numbers, in the proteomes of bacteria that also encode an exosortase, a predicted intramembrane cysteine proteinase. The presence of a PEP-CTERM domain at a protein's C-terminus predicts cleavage within the sorting domain, followed by covalent anchoring to some some component of the (usually Gram-negative) cell surface. Many PEP-CTERM proteins exhibit an unusual sequence composition that includes large numbers of potential glycosylation sites. Expression of one such protein has been shown restore the ability of a bacterium to form floc, a type of biofilm.), giving the protein MFADQDQDDNALDFIVLATPAPGSVELQPVPEPGTGLLTMAGLIALGVRRRCSRVRRVNAHAWQSRRGGPSSQRSLRSARGCCLREQPRGTVRDSYPKRMQSQWRASTVLPTVLPVRPRILGNAGALDEPLARLARGSQCPQEIQ; this is encoded by the coding sequence TTGTTCGCCGACCAGGACCAGGACGACAACGCGCTGGACTTCATCGTGCTCGCCACGCCCGCGCCCGGCAGTGTGGAACTGCAGCCCGTTCCCGAACCTGGAACGGGGCTGCTCACGATGGCGGGCTTGATTGCATTGGGTGTTCGGCGACGGTGCAGCCGTGTACGCAGGGTGAACGCCCATGCGTGGCAATCGCGCCGAGGCGGTCCCAGCAGCCAGCGTTCCCTGCGAAGTGCCCGTGGTTGCTGCCTTCGAGAGCAACCGCGGGGCACCGTTCGGGATTCGTATCCCAAGCGAATGCAATCGCAGTGGCGGGCGTCAACGGTCCTTCCGACGGTGTTGCCGGTGCGACCGCGAATTCTCGGAAACGCCGGAGCCCTTGACGAGCCCCTTGCTCGGCTGGCTCGGGGTTCGCAGTGTCCCCAGGAAATCCAGTAG